The sequence below is a genomic window from Salicibibacter cibarius.
AATCGCTCGTCATTGTCTACCACGGCAATTGGATACTTAGCTTCCGTGGCGATTGGAATTAGTTTCTCAATATACGTTTCAGGGTCGGTCGTAGGATAATCGGATTTTACAATATTTTTCAGTGATTGATTTTCCTTGTTTGCTTTCATCGCATCGTCGATGGTGACGAGTCCTTCAAGTTTTTTGTTTTCACCGATCACAAACACGCTCGAAATCCCGTGATTTCTCATTTCCTCAATCGCCAGTTTAGGGCCTCCCCCAACAGGGACAATGGCGGAGGGTTTTAACATGACATTTTGCGCCTGCAATACTTTCGTTTTATCAATGTCTTTCACAAATTCTTTAATATAGTCGCTTTTCGGGGTTTCCAAAACTTCTTCCGGTGTGCCGATTTGCTCCATAACGCCATCTTTCATAACGGCAACCCTGTCACCGAGTTGAAAAGCTTCGTTCACATCGTGCGTAATAAAAATAATTGTTTTTTTCAGTTTGGCTTGAATGTCCAGTAATTCCAATTGCATCTCTCGTCGAATCAATGGGTCCAATGCACTGAATGGTTCGTCCATCAGCAGAATATCCGGATCAGTAGCTAAAGCCCTTGCCAAGCCAACCCTTTGTTGCATGCCACCACTTAGCTCGCCGGGTCTTTTTTGTTCCCAACCTTCAAGCCCGACGGTTTTTAAAACTTGCTTAGCCGTTTCTTCTCTTTCTTCTTGACTGATCCCTTTGACTTCCAGACCATAAGCGACATTCGTTAAAATCGATCGATGGCTAAACAAGCCAAAGTGTTGAAAGACCATAGCCATATTGTTTTGCCTAAATTCACTTAATGTTTTTTTCGAGTAGGGAACAATATCTTCCCCGTTCACAATCACTTTTCCCGCGGTCGGTCGATTCAACATATTTAAACAGCGGATCAAGGTCGATTTTCCACTTCCAGACAAACCCATAATAACGAAAAATTCACTTTCGGACACGTCAAAGGAGACGTCGTATACACCGACGGTATGTCCCGTTTGTTCCAATATGGCGTCCTTGGAGTCTCCTTTTTCCACTAGGTCAAGAGCCTTCTCAGGGTCTTGACCAAAGATTTTGGTTAAATGCTCAACTTTGATCTTTGTGGACATCTTCCATTCCTACTTTCACAATTTGATCAATCACTGTATTTGTACTTTTCAGCCACGCTTTGAGATAAGCGATCCAGAATAATGGCCAGAAAAACGATGCTGATCCCGGCTTCAAACCCTGTAGCGATATCAATTTGTTGCAATGCAGAGAGGACTTCCAGTCCCAAGCCTTGTGCACCAACCATGGAAGCAACGACGACCATCGCGAGCGCCATCATCGTCGTTTGGTTAATCCCGGTCATAATGGTCGGTAAAGCTTGAGGCAATTGGACTTTTAACAGTATCTGTGAAGTGGATGAACCGAAAGAGTCAGCAGCTTCCACCATTTCTTTTGAAACGTTGCGAATCGCCAAGTTCGTTAAACGAATGACAGGAGGAATCGCGTAGATGATAGTGGCAAACATGCCCGGAACAACGCCCAATCCGAAAAGCATCATCGCCGGAATGAGATAAACAAAAGTAGGCATCGTTTGCATGGCATCCAGAATCGGTTTCATGAACCTTTCGAATCGATCTTTATAGGCCATAAAAATACCGATAGGGATACCTACGATAAGGGAAATGATGACAGATGCCAAAATAATCGATACTGTATCCATCATGAGCTCCCAATAGCCGAAAGCACCGATCATAAAAATGAAAATCGCAAAAATCAAACCTGTCCACAAACGAATCAACCGCCAGCCCAGCAGAAAAACAACCGCGATGATCACCCACCAAGGCAACCACAAGAGGAAGGAAGACGATAACTGAAAGCTCCATATAATAGCATCTGAAAGCACATCAAAAACAACGCCAAGGTTGTCGGTAAGCCAGTTGACAAAATCATCTATATATTGTCCAAGATCAAAATCAATGTCTGGAAACGTATTCATCGCTTCCCGGGGAACCGGATAGTAGCCATTCCCACTTCACTCCATTCTCTTGGTAACTTTTTCTTTAAAACAAAGAGGAAAGAGCAAACAGAGACTTTATCATTTTGTCCACTGTTTGTCTTTCTTCAAACGTTGTTTATAAAGACGCCAGTACATCTTCAGCTACATCTTCGGGCACCCATTCGGTCCAAAGATCTTCGTACTCCTCTAAGAACCATTCGGCAGCTTCCCATTCATCCGCATCATTTTCTTCCATATAGTGAAGTGCTTCTCCGGTAATGTCACTGCTCGTCTCATATTGTTCCAGAAACGCAACAAATTCCTCATCATTTTCTGCAAACTCTGTGTTGGCTGTCACGGTTACGGGCTGGGATGGGAAAAACGGATCGTCAGGGTCTTCTTCTTCTAATAATGTCATATCAAGCAAACCGATAATCCAAGTAGGCTCCCAATTATAACCGATCCACGGCTCTCCATCTTCATATGCAGTTAACAAAGAAGTGTTAAGGGCAGCCTCCGATCCCGGGCTGAACAAATTATAGTTCTCATTCAATCCGGCCTCTTCATACATATCATCTACAATCGTTTCCGCTTCGTATCCGGGGGGAGAACCATATATTCGCCCAATTCCATCTTCATCCGGGTCCTCGAACACTTCCCAGTATTCTTCCAAGTCCCCTACAGATTCCAGATCAGGCGCCATCGGTTCTATACCTTCCTCTTCGTCTCCTTCAATGACAAATGTTGGAACATACAACCCTTGTTCATTATCATCAAAGTTCGTGGAAAGCTCAACAATTTCGCCTGCATCCATCCCTTCTTGATACGGCTCTTGCATATTCTCGATCCATGTTTCCAAATAAACATCGATATCTCCGTCTCTCAACCCTTGCAATGTAGCCGGAGAGCTCCCTGTCTGCGTCTCCGTAGCATACCCGTATCCTTCTTCAGCAATGATTTGCGCAACAGAATTATGAAACCATATGCTTTCCCATTCAGGTTCGGCAAAGACGATCGTTTCGTTGTCTTCTTCCGCTCCACCACAAGCCGCTAAGCTAAAGGCTGCAACGGAAAGCAGACCACCTGTGCACCATAATTTATTTCTTTTTTTTCGAAATCCATTCTTCATTTAACAAAACCCCTCCAAATTTTCTATGTATGATGTTTATCTAATTTACTTGCTCATTACACCAAACTTCATGTAAGAAGTCAAAATAGTAATCAGTCGTTATTCTTACATATTTGTCGTTATCGTTATCATTTGCTGGCAAAGAAAACTTATACCGATGAATTTTAGCAATTTCGGTTATAATTCATTATAATTCGACAAAAACACTGATTGAATTGAATTCTTTTATGGAAAATGAAAACAGAAGCTACCATTTGACGCTTTTTTCTGCTTTTTGGACACATTTTTTGCCCCGCGCTTCCCTGATATTCCATTAATTAAAAAAACTTGATACTTCAAGCCAAAAGGAACACCTTCATCGTGAAATATCAGTACATTCACCTATTTAGGGACTGCTGAATAACGGAAAAAGATTGGCACATAAGTATTTTTCGTTGATGTTATCAAAACTGGATGCAAGGAATTCTATCCTAAAAGCAGAAAACCCTTGCACTTCTGGAAACATACGAAGGGGTGACGCTGCAATGGCGAGACGCCAGCGGAAAAACGGACGCGTCAAGACTCCGCAGCGCCGGTTTTGCGCGAGGAGGCTTGACCGTTCGTCCGCGAAAAGCGAAGCCATGGAAGCGGCATCCCGGCTTCAGCTGATATATGCAGTTGTTCAGCAATCCCTATTTATCGACGATTATCCACATATTTAACTTGCTAGTTTACCGCGTGACACGGTTCATCAATCGTCTTCTTCCTTCGAAACCATTGATAGTCATCAGTGCTTTCTAAAATGAGAGTTCGTCATATTCACCGGTGTGTTTGTTTCGATAATGTGCTTTTTTAAACTTTGGATAGCCTCATCCACATCTCTCGTTTTGAAAGCATCCAATACAAAACGGTGGTCTTCCGTATGTTTTTGTAAATCTAAAGACTGTTCTTTTTGATATGAAAAAAGCAGACGAATCCGGTTAAATATCCCATCCCATAAAGATTCAACATTACTCATGTTAGAGGAAGAGATGATCAATTCGTGAAATTGCATATCCAAGTCGCTAAAAAGGAGATGATCATTAAATATGGCGGCACGTCTCATTTGCTCTACGATACGCTCGAATTTATCAAAATCTTTCTGCTCCCAAAGTGGCAAAGTGTTTTTTAAAGCAAATGTTTCAATATTAACCCTCATAGGAACTAACAACTCTGTAACTTCTTCCGTTGTAATATGACTTACTTTGGTTTCTTTATATGCTGTAGAAATCAGTAACCCTTCCATAACTAATAGTTGCATAGCTTCACGTATGGGACCTCTACTCACTTCCAAATCCTCGGAAATTTTTGTTTCTGTCACTTTTTCGCCAGGGCTAAGCTGGCCCATAAAAATGGCCTTTCTGATTTCCCCGGCAATTTGATGTTTTAACGAAGTTTTTTTTAGGTTATTCATGATATCACCTTAATTAAATACGATAGTCTCTCGATTCTATCGTAGCATCTATGACAATATACACTTTTTATGGAAGCGAGCCAAATAACGGCATCCACTAGAGACTCGTTGTCATTCCCAATGGGAGTGTGCCCTTGAAAACCCTCGGTATCAGACACCGAGGGATACAAGGGTTAAACAACCAGTTGATATGATGTGCGGCATGGTCTTCTGCTTCATCTAAACTTGACCCATTTTCGGGAACAAATGTGTACTGTGTTGTGGTTGCAGGCGGCTCTCCGGATCAAGGTATGCTTTCACATTACTTATGCCTGTAGGTGCTTCTCCAAATCCGGTGGCAATGAGCTTTATTTTTCCCTCATACGTTGTTATATCTCCTGCCGCAAAAATGCCTTCGATATTCGTTTCCATTTTAGAATTGACGACAATCGAGTTTTTCTCAATATCCAAACCCCAATCTTTAATAGGCCCCAGGGAAGATATAAACCCGTAATTAACAATCAGGTCGTCAATGTCATACCCCTCTTTTCTATCCCCATTCGTTTCTTGAACCACAATCTTATTCACTGTCTGTTCGTCTCCTATAATTTCTTCAGGTGTAAAGGGGGTTAACACATTGATGCTTGATTGTTGGAGTTTTTCCACGCTGTGCTCATGGGCTCGAAATTTGCTCCGCCTATGACATAGTTTTACGCTTTTGGCAATGGGTTCAAGCATTAAAGCCCAGTCCACAGCCGAGTCTCCTCCGCCACAAACAAATACTTCTTTTCCTTCAAAATGGTTAAGGTCATCGATAAAATAATGAAGATTTTTGTCTTCGTACCATTGAGCATTGTCTAATTTTAATTTACGTGGTTGAAACGCACCGACACCAGCTGTAATTAAAATCGTTTTGGAATAATGAACATTTTCCTCGGTTTGAAGGGTAAATATTCCTTCTTCATCCTTCTCTATCGTTTGTAACGTCTCATTTAATATTATAGCTGGATCAAACTGAAAAGCCTGCGTTTTTAAATGATCAACAAGCCCTTGTCCAGTTATCTCCGGAAAACCTGCCACATCATAAATATATTTTTCGGGATACAATGCAGAAAGCTGCCCTCCGAGCTGGGGCATGCTTTCGATTACCTTCACATTTAATTGACGCATCCCGGCATAAAAGGCAGAAAATAATCCTGCCGGACCGCCTCCGATAATGATTACATCATAAATATCCTCTTTAGGCAACAATTTTTGCCTCCTCTCTTGCCACTTCCACACCGGGGCAGGTCTCGCGTGGTATGGTATGGTATGGTATGCTTTGCTTTATCTTATTTCCTGGTAGAAACGATAACATCGTCCCCTTCGAATGATACGTTGAAATTCCCTAGCTTGCGATTGGGATCGACAAGCATGCGTCCTTCGTTTTTGATGTCATATTCGATTCCATGCCAAGGACAGCGAAGAATCTCGCCTTCTTTCACATAATGGTATTCTCCGGGCGTATCCGTAGGAGCAGGAGCCCCACATACCACGCCTTCCGACATGGCAGCCCCTTGATGGACACATTTATCTGTAAAGGCATAAAATTCACCGTCAGGTGTACGGCACAAAACGATCGGTATCGGACCTAAATTAGTACTCATGATATTTCCGGGGGATAATTCTTCTTTCTTGCACACCACTTCTTTCATTGTGTAACTTTCCCCACCTTTGTTGGTAACTTTGGATATAAATTTCTGGCATTTTCTGCAAAAATCTTTTGTTCCAGCTCTTCTCCGAGGGGGGGGAGTGCCCGGAACGGGGAATCATAATCCCAATGGGGATAATCCGTGGAAAAACAAACGATTTCGTCAGAATCCATAAGTTCAATAAACTTTAGAAATTCGTCCTTTGTTAGCTCATCGACAGGCTGAGTCGTAACGCGAACATGATCCTTAACGGTATCACTTGGCATCCGCTTGACCCAAGGGACCTCATGACGAAGTACTTTGTATTGTTGATCCATTTTTTTCATAAACGCAGGGATATATGTGAAACCGGCTTCAATCATCGCCAACTTCAGATTCGGGTATTTTTCAAAAACGCCGTTAAAGATCATGCTGCTAATCTGAATCATATGCGTATTCGGCATGACGGAATGCCATTCAACAAAGTAACGCGGAAATTTGCCGTAATAATTCGGCGGTTCTTGATGATGCATACCGATCATCAAATTATGGCGTTCAGCTGCCTCAAAAATCGGGTGGTAATACGGATCTCCCCACGGGCGATCATCAATCGGCAACAGCACTTGCACCATTTTCGGATGAGAGCCAACCCGTTCAATCTCTCTGACCGCAGATGCAGGATCCTGAGCCGCAATGTGTACAGATCCATATAAGCGGTCATCTTTTTCCAGCCAATTTTCAATTTGCCAATCATTATAAGCAGTAGCTAAAGCTACAGCCATCTCATACCAACCATTCATCGATGATGGAGACGGATCACCCGCTCCTGTTAAAATCCCCGCCTCATGGCCAACATCATCGAGTAATTGTTGCTGCATAAATGAGAGATCGTTTCCTGCCGGACGACCGTCGGGAACTTTAGCATCCGCCCGATCAAGGCCCGCTGCTCCTAATATAGGATAAGGAAGATGTTTTTCCTGCACCCAATTCGTATCTTTTATATATCTTTGCCAAGGATTATCCAAATAGGGAAGCAGTTCATCGTAAGTAACCCTTTCGTGAATATCCATGTCAATAATTGGACGTTTTTTCTTGCTTTCAGCCATTTTCCACCTCTCCTTTGTATTTATTTATCAATGCCCTTGTCGCAATCAAGTGGTCATATGCCTGTGCTGTTTCCTAGTCGAATTGAGGCTCGCGTGAAAAGACTCTTCTTACCATAGGTTCAAAAAACTCAATCGGCAAATATTCATAATCCGGATCAAAACAATTTTGATCGTAATCCCTGCAAAACTTCACACAATCATCATAATAAGGGTGATCTTTAAAGTGGTCACGAGCATTTCTGTCTTCCTCAGATAGATGGCTCATGTAGTGTTGTTGAAATACCGGATGCATTTTTATGATCCATGTGACTTTTTTGGATAGAAAAGGTTTAACGATGGCAGCTACCATTTCTCCGTGCGTATGAGGCGCTAATTCGTCACCGATATCATGTAAAAGTCCGCCTACAATCATATCCTCATCTTCGCCATTTCTATAAGCTCTTGTCGCCGATTGTAAAGAATGCTCATAACGAGAGATTCTGTAACCACTAAAGCTATGTTGAAGTGCTTTAACTGTTTCCAATAACCGATCGGGAAGACCTGTATTAAAGCCATCTTCTAACTCCTCTAAATAAATGAAATCTTCCTCAGTTCCCTCATTCATCTCTCTAAAATTGACTACTTTTTGCATTGATTAGACCTCCTCAAATATTAATTCAGTAAATCTGGCTGCTCATTGACAATACGTTCCCACAAGGGTTGGAAATTTTCCCAACCATCTTTTTCTCTTCCGACTTGCCGGGCTGTTAATTCAGCATTTTTTGGATCGATCGGATGGACGATACCTGCAGCTTCCGCTAGCAATTGTGA
It includes:
- a CDS encoding GntR family transcriptional regulator, translating into MNNLKKTSLKHQIAGEIRKAIFMGQLSPGEKVTETKISEDLEVSRGPIREAMQLLVMEGLLISTAYKETKVSHITTEEVTELLVPMRVNIETFALKNTLPLWEQKDFDKFERIVEQMRRAAIFNDHLLFSDLDMQFHELIISSSNMSNVESLWDGIFNRIRLLFSYQKEQSLDLQKHTEDHRFVLDAFKTRDVDEAIQSLKKHIIETNTPVNMTNSHFRKH
- a CDS encoding quaternary amine ABC transporter ATP-binding protein; the protein is MSTKIKVEHLTKIFGQDPEKALDLVEKGDSKDAILEQTGHTVGVYDVSFDVSESEFFVIMGLSGSGKSTLIRCLNMLNRPTAGKVIVNGEDIVPYSKKTLSEFRQNNMAMVFQHFGLFSHRSILTNVAYGLEVKGISQEEREETAKQVLKTVGLEGWEQKRPGELSGGMQQRVGLARALATDPDILLMDEPFSALDPLIRREMQLELLDIQAKLKKTIIFITHDVNEAFQLGDRVAVMKDGVMEQIGTPEEVLETPKSDYIKEFVKDIDKTKVLQAQNVMLKPSAIVPVGGGPKLAIEEMRNHGISSVFVIGENKKLEGLVTIDDAMKANKENQSLKNIVKSDYPTTDPETYIEKLIPIATEAKYPIAVVDNDERLVGYISRVSVLASLV
- a CDS encoding HD domain-containing protein, with translation MQKVVNFREMNEGTEEDFIYLEELEDGFNTGLPDRLLETVKALQHSFSGYRISRYEHSLQSATRAYRNGEDEDMIVGGLLHDIGDELAPHTHGEMVAAIVKPFLSKKVTWIIKMHPVFQQHYMSHLSEEDRNARDHFKDHPYYDDCVKFCRDYDQNCFDPDYEYLPIEFFEPMVRRVFSREPQFD
- a CDS encoding Rieske (2Fe-2S) protein — translated: MKEVVCKKEELSPGNIMSTNLGPIPIVLCRTPDGEFYAFTDKCVHQGAAMSEGVVCGAPAPTDTPGEYHYVKEGEILRCPWHGIEYDIKNEGRMLVDPNRKLGNFNVSFEGDDVIVSTRK
- a CDS encoding amidohydrolase family protein → MAESKKKRPIIDMDIHERVTYDELLPYLDNPWQRYIKDTNWVQEKHLPYPILGAAGLDRADAKVPDGRPAGNDLSFMQQQLLDDVGHEAGILTGAGDPSPSSMNGWYEMAVALATAYNDWQIENWLEKDDRLYGSVHIAAQDPASAVREIERVGSHPKMVQVLLPIDDRPWGDPYYHPIFEAAERHNLMIGMHHQEPPNYYGKFPRYFVEWHSVMPNTHMIQISSMIFNGVFEKYPNLKLAMIEAGFTYIPAFMKKMDQQYKVLRHEVPWVKRMPSDTVKDHVRVTTQPVDELTKDEFLKFIELMDSDEIVCFSTDYPHWDYDSPFRALPPLGEELEQKIFAENARNLYPKLPTKVGKVTQ
- a CDS encoding ABC transporter permease; translated protein: MNTFPDIDFDLGQYIDDFVNWLTDNLGVVFDVLSDAIIWSFQLSSSFLLWLPWWVIIAVVFLLGWRLIRLWTGLIFAIFIFMIGAFGYWELMMDTVSIILASVIISLIVGIPIGIFMAYKDRFERFMKPILDAMQTMPTFVYLIPAMMLFGLGVVPGMFATIIYAIPPVIRLTNLAIRNVSKEMVEAADSFGSSTSQILLKVQLPQALPTIMTGINQTTMMALAMVVVASMVGAQGLGLEVLSALQQIDIATGFEAGISIVFLAIILDRLSQSVAEKYKYSD
- a CDS encoding NAD(P)/FAD-dependent oxidoreductase; translated protein: MLPKEDIYDVIIIGGGPAGLFSAFYAGMRQLNVKVIESMPQLGGQLSALYPEKYIYDVAGFPEITGQGLVDHLKTQAFQFDPAIILNETLQTIEKDEEGIFTLQTEENVHYSKTILITAGVGAFQPRKLKLDNAQWYEDKNLHYFIDDLNHFEGKEVFVCGGGDSAVDWALMLEPIAKSVKLCHRRSKFRAHEHSVEKLQQSSINVLTPFTPEEIIGDEQTVNKIVVQETNGDRKEGYDIDDLIVNYGFISSLGPIKDWGLDIEKNSIVVNSKMETNIEGIFAAGDITTYEGKIKLIATGFGEAPTGISNVKAYLDPESRLQPQHSTHLFPKMGQV
- a CDS encoding ABC transporter substrate-binding protein, which gives rise to MKNGFRKKRNKLWCTGGLLSVAAFSLAACGGAEEDNETIVFAEPEWESIWFHNSVAQIIAEEGYGYATETQTGSSPATLQGLRDGDIDVYLETWIENMQEPYQEGMDAGEIVELSTNFDDNEQGLYVPTFVIEGDEEEGIEPMAPDLESVGDLEEYWEVFEDPDEDGIGRIYGSPPGYEAETIVDDMYEEAGLNENYNLFSPGSEAALNTSLLTAYEDGEPWIGYNWEPTWIIGLLDMTLLEEEDPDDPFFPSQPVTVTANTEFAENDEEFVAFLEQYETSSDITGEALHYMEENDADEWEAAEWFLEEYEDLWTEWVPEDVAEDVLASL